A window of the Leucothrix mucor DSM 2157 genome harbors these coding sequences:
- a CDS encoding cytochrome b produces the protein MNGLLNWIDARFPLTDTWNKHIAEYYAPKNFNFFYFFGSLAMLILVLQIVTGVFLTMHYKPDAAMAFTSVEYIMRDVPGGWFIRYMHSTGASMFFVVIYLHMFRGLIYGSFKGPRELVWLIGMLIYLALMAEAFMGYLLPWGQMSFWGAQVIINLFNTIPFIGDVVSTTIRGDFVISDPTLNRFFAFHVVAVPLILVGLVFVHIVALHAVGSNNPDGVEIKKYKDENGIPLDGIRFHPYYTVKDIVGVVGFLIVFFAIIFFMPEGGGYFLEHANFEPANPLKTPEHIAPVWYFTPFYTVLRAVPDPWYGTLAMFAAIAVLFVLPWLDKNPIKSIRYRNMAHLINITWFAVTFIVLGFLGVLAVTDEFRELGTRATQIYFLFFAVTYVHSRPHQANYVMWFVILLVPVLLWDYLRLDPSFTENQRGLFWEMMLIPVIYLATTLLLPKFVAKANAEKDVPTRVTG, from the coding sequence ATGAATGGATTATTAAACTGGATTGATGCGCGATTTCCACTGACAGATACGTGGAACAAGCACATCGCTGAATATTACGCACCAAAGAACTTTAACTTCTTTTATTTCTTTGGTTCGCTGGCAATGCTGATTTTGGTATTGCAGATTGTTACTGGTGTATTTTTGACTATGCACTACAAACCAGACGCCGCAATGGCGTTTACTTCCGTTGAGTACATCATGCGTGATGTGCCAGGTGGCTGGTTTATTCGATATATGCACTCTACGGGTGCTTCGATGTTCTTCGTCGTTATTTATCTGCACATGTTCCGCGGCCTGATTTACGGCTCCTTTAAAGGACCTCGTGAGTTGGTATGGCTGATCGGTATGCTGATTTATTTGGCGCTGATGGCTGAAGCATTCATGGGATATTTGCTGCCTTGGGGCCAAATGTCTTTCTGGGGTGCGCAGGTAATCATTAACCTGTTTAACACGATTCCATTTATTGGTGATGTGGTTTCTACGACGATTCGTGGTGACTTCGTAATCTCTGATCCAACTCTAAACCGTTTCTTCGCATTCCACGTTGTGGCAGTGCCATTGATTCTGGTCGGTCTGGTATTTGTTCATATCGTTGCACTGCATGCGGTAGGCTCTAACAACCCAGATGGCGTTGAGATCAAGAAATATAAAGATGAGAATGGCATTCCGTTAGACGGCATTCGTTTCCATCCTTACTACACAGTGAAAGATATTGTGGGTGTGGTTGGCTTCCTGATTGTATTCTTCGCGATTATCTTCTTTATGCCTGAAGGTGGTGGATACTTCCTTGAGCATGCAAACTTTGAGCCTGCTAATCCGCTGAAGACGCCTGAGCACATTGCACCGGTTTGGTACTTCACACCATTCTACACCGTGTTACGTGCAGTACCTGATCCTTGGTATGGTACTCTGGCGATGTTCGCCGCGATCGCAGTGCTGTTTGTTCTGCCTTGGTTGGATAAGAACCCGATTAAATCAATCCGCTACCGCAACATGGCTCACCTGATCAATATCACTTGGTTCGCTGTTACGTTCATCGTATTAGGCTTCTTGGGTGTATTGGCAGTAACCGATGAGTTCCGTGAGTTAGGAACGCGTGCTACGCAGATTTACTTCCTATTCTTTGCGGTGACTTATGTACACAGCCGCCCACATCAAGCTAACTATGTAATGTGGTTTGTGATTCTGTTGGTGCCAGTGCTGTTGTGGGATTACCTGCGATTGGACCCAAGCTTCACTGAAAATCAGCGTGGCTTGTTCTGGGAAATGATGTTGATTCCGGTTATTTACCTTGCGACAACCCTGTTGTTGCCAAAGTTTGTAGCTAAAGCAAATGCAGAGAAGGACGTTCCAACGAGGGTAACAGGATGA
- the petA gene encoding ubiquinol-cytochrome c reductase iron-sulfur subunit: MADTGVDKKRRRFLIGATSAVGAVGVGAIAIPFIGSLTPSARALAAGAPVEVDISKVEPGQLVRTIWRGKPVWVVNRTDEMLASLPTVDPKLKDPNSDVVSQQPEYAKNPTRARNEKYAVMVGICTHLGCSPTYRPEVAPADLGSDWVGGFYCPCHGSRFDLAGRVMKGSPAGTNLVVPPYYYKTDTLVRIGEDGGVA, from the coding sequence ATGGCAGATACCGGAGTGGATAAGAAACGCAGACGTTTTCTTATCGGTGCTACCTCAGCTGTTGGCGCAGTAGGTGTTGGCGCGATAGCAATCCCTTTCATTGGTTCCCTGACTCCTAGTGCACGCGCACTGGCCGCAGGTGCTCCCGTTGAAGTGGATATTTCAAAAGTTGAACCGGGTCAGTTAGTACGTACTATCTGGCGTGGTAAGCCGGTTTGGGTTGTTAATCGTACCGATGAGATGCTGGCATCTCTACCGACGGTTGATCCTAAGCTGAAGGATCCGAATTCTGATGTTGTTTCTCAACAGCCAGAGTATGCAAAGAACCCGACCCGTGCGCGTAACGAGAAATATGCTGTAATGGTTGGAATTTGTACGCATTTAGGATGTTCCCCGACGTACCGCCCTGAAGTGGCACCCGCAGATTTAGGTAGTGACTGGGTAGGTGGCTTCTATTGCCCATGCCACGGTTCACGCTTTGACCTTGCAGGCCGCGTCATGAAAGGATCGCCGGCCGGAACCAATTTGGTGGTACCACCTTACTATTACAAGACAGATACTCTGGTTCGTATTGGTGAAGATGGGGGAGTGGCTTAA